A region from the Leguminivora glycinivorella isolate SPB_JAAS2020 chromosome 3, LegGlyc_1.1, whole genome shotgun sequence genome encodes:
- the LOC125242597 gene encoding uncharacterized protein LOC125242597, protein MALRRMISARGVPTLITSDNAAHYKLLSEILQNPYCVEKEIKWKFIPQLAPWHGGFYERLVGLVKNCMKKTLQKHLLNDTQLVTAVKEIEAVLNTRPLTYVDSEPDHVLKPSDFLTMGKCIIMETSDKDPTTSQGTVTKDHLIKGWKKARIILREFKEMFENRYLLNLRERYSHHPKEPRVTSKLAPKIGQIVQIKGDTKNRINWKVGKIVSLKEGADGLCRVAKVRVGDTEYTRSIAHLYPLEIEDGEEQCKQTSSYDESVEEPVQLPDLPRPSGKDDQTVESLNDVAEPSSEQRFTHEVRDQQEEVQPHASPVEGKCSSKQAVEFMSSELNEPKPKSMSEPEPLAVVDLEFYDQNDPESHHLEEVTPEGQHEESRPKRAAALRALEKIKEWTSNLVAVLLPEAGCVATGANI, encoded by the coding sequence ATGGCCTTACGTAGAATGATTTCAGCAAGAGGTGTACCTACCTTAATAACGTCTGATAATGCGGCTCACTACAAGTTACTCTCAGAGATTCTTCAGAACCCATACTGCGTAGAGAAAGAGATAAAATGGAAATTTATACCACAATTAGCACCATGGCATGGAGGATTCTATGAGAGATTAGTTGGTTTAGTTAAAAACTGTATGAAGAAAACATTACAGAAACATTTGTTGAATGACACCCAGCTAGTAACAGCGGTGAAAGAAATAGAAGCAGTTCTTAACACAAGACCCTTAACTTACGTAGATTCAGAGCCGGATCATGTACTAAAACCTTCAGACTTTCTTACCATGGGAAAGTGTATCATTATGGAAACTTCAGATAAGGATCCTACAACGTCGCAAGGGACGGTGACTAAGGACCACTTAATTAAAGGTTGGAAGAAAGCACGGATAATTCTACGAGAATTTAAAGAGATGTTTGAGAACCGGTATCTCCTAAATTTGAGAGAAAGATATTCCCACCATCCTAAAGAACCTAGAGTAACATCAAAGTTAGCACCTAAGATAGGTCAAATCGTGCAGATTAAAGGTGACACGAAGAACAGGATAAATTGGAAAGTTGGGAAAATAGTATCTTTAAAGGAAGGCGCCGACGGTTTATGTAGGGTCGCCAAGGTACGAGTAGGAGATACAGAGTATACAAGATCTATCGCGCATCTCTACCCGCTAGAGATCGAAGATGGAGAAGAGCAGTGCAAACAAACATCATCTTATGACGAAAGTGTTGAAGAACCGGTGCAGCTTCCTGATCTTCCACGTCCATCAGGCAAGGATGACCAGACAGTGGAATCCCTCAACGACGTTGCTGAGCCTTCATCTGAGCAGAGATTCACTCATGAAGTTAGAGATCAGCAAGAAGAAGTACAGCCTCATGCCTCGCCAGTAGAGGGAAAGTGTTCCTCTAAACAAGCGGTTGAGTTTATGTCTAGTGAGTTAAACGAGCCTAAGCCTAAGTCTATGTCCGAACCAGAGCCACTCGCGGTCGTCGACCTCGAGTTTTACGACCAGAATGATCCCGAGTCACACCACCTAGAGGAAGTTACGCCAGAAGGACAACACGAAGAATCAAGACCTAAGAGAGCGGCAGCTCTCCGAGCCCTTGAGAAGATCAAGGAATGGACCAGCAATTTAGTCGCCGTGCTGCTGCCTGAGGCGGGGTGTGTCGCGACAGGCGCGAATATCTAA